A window of the Desulfobacula toluolica Tol2 genome harbors these coding sequences:
- a CDS encoding monovalent cation/H+ antiporter subunit D family protein, whose protein sequence is METIISIKPLLAVLVSLCVIPLLLSSSEKPNVRESWIFIAGTIKFLIVISMLPQILQGKQIVLTLFEIAPGADIAFRVDALGMLFALVASSLYIITSIYSIGYMRGLNEHGQTRFVSFFALAISATIGAAFSANLLTLYLFYEMLSLATYPLVTHHQDAKSKISGRKYLIFILGTSIGLVLPAMIYCYHVTGTLEFAAGGIFTDQISKPSATVLLLMFVFGFAKAGIMPFHSWLPAAMVAPTPVSALLHAVAVVKVGAFSIVRVITGIFGIDFLLSFNLGAVVAAVASITILVSSCIALTQDEFKRRLAYSTIGQLSYIILGVTLLSPKGMTGGMLHIAMHAFGKITLFFCAGAIFVATGKKYISQLVGVGKRMPITMTAFFIGSLSIIGLPPTGGFISKWYLVLGTLEGDQMIMLFVLLSSSLLNAAYFMPVFYKAFFCTKEESMFEDKMDEAPMMCVVPLVITALISFVLFFAPQPFLNLAQLAVKGFLGG, encoded by the coding sequence ATGGAAACCATTATCTCAATTAAACCCCTGTTGGCAGTTTTAGTTTCTCTTTGCGTCATACCCCTTTTGCTCTCTTCTTCGGAAAAACCCAATGTAAGGGAATCATGGATATTTATTGCAGGAACCATAAAATTTTTGATTGTCATTTCCATGCTTCCCCAGATTTTACAAGGAAAGCAGATTGTATTGACTTTGTTTGAAATTGCACCTGGTGCGGATATTGCTTTTCGGGTCGATGCCCTGGGAATGCTGTTTGCCCTGGTGGCCTCATCTTTATATATTATCACCTCCATATACTCCATAGGATATATGAGAGGTCTTAATGAACATGGGCAAACCCGGTTTGTGTCCTTTTTTGCCCTGGCAATATCGGCTACAATTGGTGCGGCTTTTTCCGCAAATCTGCTGACATTGTATCTTTTTTATGAAATGCTGTCCCTTGCGACCTATCCTTTGGTGACCCATCACCAGGATGCCAAGTCAAAAATATCGGGCCGCAAGTATTTGATTTTTATTTTAGGAACCTCCATCGGCCTTGTTCTGCCAGCCATGATTTATTGTTATCATGTGACAGGAACCCTTGAATTTGCTGCCGGAGGAATTTTTACGGACCAGATCAGCAAACCTTCGGCAACAGTTTTGCTGCTGATGTTTGTTTTCGGCTTTGCCAAGGCCGGTATCATGCCGTTTCATTCATGGCTCCCGGCTGCCATGGTTGCACCCACACCCGTGAGTGCGCTTTTGCATGCAGTGGCAGTTGTCAAGGTTGGTGCCTTTTCAATTGTCAGGGTAATCACGGGCATTTTTGGTATTGATTTTCTTTTATCCTTTAATTTGGGCGCTGTGGTGGCGGCCGTTGCTTCCATTACAATTCTGGTAAGTTCCTGCATTGCACTGACCCAGGATGAATTTAAACGTAGGCTGGCCTATTCCACCATTGGGCAATTATCCTACATTATCCTGGGGGTGACATTGTTATCACCCAAGGGAATGACCGGCGGCATGCTGCATATTGCCATGCATGCCTTTGGGAAAATCACCCTGTTTTTTTGTGCTGGTGCGATTTTTGTGGCCACGGGAAAAAAGTATATCAGTCAGCTGGTGGGGGTGGGCAAAAGAATGCCGATTACAATGACCGCATTTTTTATCGGATCATTAAGCATTATCGGGCTGCCGCCCACAGGTGGGTTTATCAGTAAATGGTATCTGGTTTTAGGAACCCTGGAGGGAGATCAGATGATAATGCTGTTTGTTCTTCTGTCCAGTTCATTGTTGAATGCAGCATATTTTATGCCTGTTTTTTATAAAGCGTTTTTCTGCACAAAAGAGGAATCAATGTTTGAGGATAAGATGGATGAAGCACCCATGATGTGTGTGGTGCCACTTGTGATTACAGCACTTATTTCATTTGTTCTCTTTTTTGCTCCTCAACCGTTTTTAAACCTGGCACAACTTGCCGTCAAAGGATTTTTAGGAGGCTGA
- a CDS encoding complex I subunit 5 family protein yields MDNYPALIVITPLLAALLAGLAVWIEERLSYPIALAGLALSMFFAFKVLMQIIAFGPIHYRMAGWAPPMGIEYSIDLLNAMVLLLVSGIAFLNMVASYQSVKQETSDRTGSFYTIYLLFVTGLLGVSATGDLFNLYVLIEITSLTSYAMVALGDRDRGPLASLNYVFIGVIGASFYLLGVGYLYLKTGSLNMADVANILTGINGSSTVLVAFILCMIGVWIKMALFPMHVWLPNAYAYSPVAFSRVVAPLMTKVMVYVMIRLMITVFGLDYIFKTLNLADAVVWLATLAVLAGGVMALAQTNLKKMLTYIIVCEIGYMVGGAWMGNQLGMTGAVLHILNDALMTFALFLAVGNMVCRLKTVDLVDLKGLFGKMPWTMAGFVLAAFSIIGVPPTCGFFSKWYLILGAFESGAYHFAAALIISSLICAVLFFKVFEICFFESMSEEHGHGDSYGEVTLEEAPVSMLIVSGLVSLSLIVVGLFSGTIVNTVILPFLK; encoded by the coding sequence ATGGATAATTACCCAGCACTCATTGTTATTACGCCGCTTTTAGCCGCCCTTTTAGCCGGGCTTGCGGTCTGGATCGAAGAACGGTTATCATACCCCATTGCCCTTGCAGGACTTGCCCTTTCAATGTTTTTTGCATTCAAGGTGTTGATGCAAATCATTGCTTTTGGACCCATCCATTACAGGATGGCCGGCTGGGCACCTCCCATGGGGATTGAATACTCAATTGACCTGTTGAATGCCATGGTGCTGCTGCTGGTATCCGGCATAGCTTTTTTAAATATGGTGGCAAGCTATCAAAGCGTGAAACAGGAAACATCGGACAGGACCGGATCATTTTACACCATTTATCTCTTGTTTGTTACAGGACTTTTAGGCGTAAGCGCCACAGGGGATCTGTTCAACCTTTATGTTCTCATAGAAATCACTTCATTAACCAGTTACGCCATGGTTGCCCTTGGAGATAGGGACAGAGGGCCTCTGGCAAGTTTGAACTATGTTTTTATCGGGGTTATTGGTGCCAGCTTCTATCTTTTGGGAGTGGGATACCTGTATCTTAAAACCGGGTCTTTGAACATGGCGGACGTTGCCAATATCCTTACAGGTATTAATGGATCATCCACGGTACTGGTTGCCTTTATTTTGTGCATGATCGGTGTCTGGATCAAAATGGCACTTTTCCCCATGCATGTGTGGCTGCCCAATGCTTATGCCTATTCACCCGTTGCCTTTTCAAGGGTGGTGGCGCCTTTGATGACAAAGGTCATGGTCTATGTGATGATACGTCTGATGATAACGGTATTCGGTCTTGATTATATTTTTAAAACCCTGAACCTTGCCGATGCCGTTGTGTGGCTTGCTACTCTGGCAGTCCTGGCAGGTGGTGTAATGGCACTTGCCCAGACAAATTTAAAAAAAATGCTCACCTATATCATTGTATGTGAAATCGGTTACATGGTTGGCGGGGCATGGATGGGGAACCAGCTTGGTATGACCGGTGCTGTTTTGCACATATTAAATGATGCCCTGATGACCTTTGCCCTTTTTCTTGCTGTAGGCAATATGGTTTGTCGGTTAAAAACCGTTGATCTGGTTGATTTAAAGGGTCTGTTCGGAAAAATGCCGTGGACCATGGCAGGATTTGTTCTGGCAGCATTCAGTATCATAGGAGTGCCGCCAACCTGTGGATTTTTCAGCAAATGGTATTTGATTTTGGGCGCATTTGAGTCGGGCGCGTATCATTTTGCCGCCGCCCTGATCATATCCAGCCTGATCTGTGCTGTCCTGTTTTTTAAGGTTTTTGAAATCTGCTTTTTTGAGTCCATGTCTGAAGAACATGGACATGGTGACTCTTATGGCGAAGTCACACTTGAAGAAGCACCTGTATCCATGCTGATTGTATCCGGTCTTGTCAGTCTTTCCCTGATTGTGGTCGGACTCTTTTCAGGAACAATTGTAAATACGGTTATCCTCCCTTTTCTAAAATAA
- a CDS encoding cation:proton antiporter subunit C, which translates to MTDLLPLIVAKYNYWLYVILMMIGLYAMIAKNNLIKKLVGMNIFQTAIILFYVSIGFKTDATIPIIQNAHGGHGAAIHAADYINPLPHVLMLTAIVVSVATFGVAMALAVRIYQRYQTLEEDELRMRISEE; encoded by the coding sequence ATGACGGATTTACTTCCCCTTATCGTGGCAAAATACAACTATTGGCTGTATGTGATTTTAATGATGATCGGCCTTTATGCCATGATTGCAAAAAACAATCTGATCAAGAAACTGGTGGGTATGAATATTTTTCAAACTGCCATTATCCTTTTTTATGTTTCCATAGGATTCAAGACAGATGCCACCATACCGATTATTCAAAATGCTCATGGCGGACACGGGGCGGCCATCCATGCGGCGGATTATATAAATCCCTTGCCCCATGTTCTCATGCTGACTGCCATTGTTGTTTCTGTGGCGACATTTGGCGTTGCCATGGCATTGGCTGTCAGAATATACCAGCGGTATCAGACTCTGGAAGAAGATGAACTCAGGATGCGCATATCGGAAGAATAA
- a CDS encoding Na(+)/H(+) antiporter subunit B gives MKFTGFIVVCLTGGFLLYGTADFPDWGDPQSPASLHLSNYYIENAVEQTQVPNLVTAVLADYRGFDTMFETAVIFCAGLACFLLLRDFREKKQRFYRHVPTGVILHVKDSKKVLPVGKEFEHMDRDWVPSDLIIKTVCRILIPFIQIYAMYVVAHGDFSPGGGFQGGVIFGSSLILLAISYDLKILVKRIKEKVLGIFAAVGVLIYVGIASLCMLMGGNFLDYSSLAPLLPGDPHHVRALGMLGVEIGVGIAVTAVMAIIYINIVSEGRLEEGL, from the coding sequence TTGAAATTTACAGGATTTATTGTTGTTTGTCTGACAGGCGGTTTTTTGCTGTATGGGACAGCAGATTTTCCCGATTGGGGAGACCCTCAATCCCCGGCTTCGCTTCACCTTTCAAACTATTATATTGAAAACGCGGTTGAGCAAACACAGGTTCCCAACCTGGTAACAGCTGTACTGGCCGATTACCGTGGGTTTGACACCATGTTTGAGACAGCTGTTATTTTTTGTGCCGGATTAGCCTGCTTTCTTTTGCTAAGGGATTTTCGGGAGAAAAAACAACGGTTTTACCGCCACGTCCCCACAGGGGTTATCCTGCATGTGAAAGACAGCAAAAAGGTTTTACCGGTGGGAAAGGAATTTGAACATATGGATAGAGACTGGGTACCTTCGGATCTGATTATTAAAACGGTCTGCCGGATACTCATTCCCTTTATCCAGATTTATGCCATGTATGTGGTGGCCCATGGCGATTTTTCTCCTGGCGGTGGATTTCAGGGCGGGGTCATCTTCGGTTCCAGCCTTATTCTTTTAGCCATTTCCTATGACCTTAAAATTCTTGTGAAAAGAATTAAAGAAAAAGTCCTTGGGATTTTTGCTGCTGTCGGTGTCTTAATCTATGTGGGGATTGCCTCTCTCTGCATGCTCATGGGGGGCAATTTTCTGGATTATTCAAGTCTTGCACCTTTGTTGCCGGGAGATCCCCATCATGTAAGGGCCCTGGGTATGCTTGGGGTTGAAATCGGTGTGGGGATTGCTGTGACAGCAGTCATGGCAATTATTTATATTAATATCGTCTCCGAAGGCAGGCTTGAGGAAGGATTATAG
- a CDS encoding Na(+)/H(+) antiporter subunit B, producing MYWLIDLIVLTFVIFCAIAAISVKDLLGTAILFGAYSFMMCLLWAVMGAVDVAFTEASVGAGVSTVFFVAAVFRTSRRTKD from the coding sequence ATGTACTGGCTGATTGATTTGATCGTGTTAACCTTTGTGATTTTTTGTGCCATTGCTGCCATCTCCGTCAAAGATCTGTTGGGAACAGCCATTTTATTTGGTGCATATTCATTTATGATGTGCCTGCTCTGGGCTGTTATGGGGGCAGTGGATGTTGCCTTTACAGAAGCATCTGTTGGTGCCGGTGTCAGCACGGTTTTTTTTGTTGCAGCTGTTTTCAGGACTAGCAGGAGGACAAAAGATTGA
- the mnhG gene encoding monovalent cation/H(+) antiporter subunit G, with the protein MNLLVVLFLLIGLFFFLGGAVGIVRMPGFYTRLHPAGILDTMGILVMVMGLALYNLHHFSFESLLLSIKIFLIVFFVFLSSPTATHSIVDAGMRAGLRHWTRKKGKG; encoded by the coding sequence ATGAACCTACTTGTTGTTTTGTTTTTGCTTATCGGTTTGTTCTTTTTTCTGGGAGGCGCTGTTGGAATTGTCAGAATGCCCGGGTTTTACACCAGACTTCATCCGGCTGGCATACTGGATACCATGGGAATCCTTGTAATGGTCATGGGGCTTGCCCTGTATAACCTGCACCATTTTTCCTTTGAATCCCTCCTGCTTTCCATTAAAATCTTTTTAATTGTATTTTTTGTGTTTCTTTCCAGTCCCACTGCAACACATTCCATTGTTGATGCCGGAATGCGGGCAGGGTTACGACACTGGACCAGGAAGAAAGGAAAGGGTTAA
- a CDS encoding monovalent cation/H+ antiporter complex subunit F, with the protein MNTFFLSVALGLCFLMLFSLYRVLFGPTVLDRLVGVNAIGSKTVVLLLLIGFLYERVDMFVDIALAYAFLNFVAVLAASRYFHKRKGLYEESFLD; encoded by the coding sequence ATGAATACTTTCTTTCTAAGCGTTGCATTGGGATTATGTTTTCTGATGCTTTTTTCTTTGTACAGGGTATTGTTCGGTCCCACGGTTCTGGACCGACTCGTTGGTGTTAATGCCATTGGAAGTAAAACGGTTGTTCTTTTACTGCTTATTGGTTTTCTCTATGAACGCGTTGATATGTTTGTGGATATTGCTCTTGCCTATGCTTTTTTGAATTTTGTGGCTGTGCTTGCAGCATCACGCTATTTCCATAAAAGAAAAGGATTATACGAAGAATCCTTTCTGGACTGA
- a CDS encoding Na+/H+ antiporter subunit E, which translates to MTVSSNGVAKSYAKSTNIFFKVFFSFLITFVLMFLSWIVLSGKFDPLLLWLGGISSFFVSYYFYDLLFPLLEPRYVIIFLKFTKYIPWVIWEIIKANFHLLYLAFHPRLKDLIDPKIITFKTNLKSDIAIATLANSITLTPGTITVSANSDGVFKVHAIDKKSAEGLPGIMLKKVAEVFGEEI; encoded by the coding sequence TTGACTGTTTCCAGCAATGGGGTTGCCAAAAGTTATGCTAAATCGACAAATATTTTTTTTAAGGTATTCTTTTCTTTTCTGATTACATTCGTTTTAATGTTTTTATCCTGGATTGTGCTATCCGGCAAATTTGATCCACTGCTGTTATGGCTGGGGGGAATTTCAAGTTTTTTTGTGTCATACTATTTTTATGATCTTTTGTTTCCCTTATTGGAACCACGATATGTTATTATTTTTTTAAAATTTACGAAATATATTCCCTGGGTAATTTGGGAAATCATTAAAGCTAATTTCCATTTGCTGTACTTGGCCTTTCACCCGAGGCTCAAAGATCTGATAGATCCCAAAATTATCACTTTTAAAACGAATTTAAAATCCGATATCGCCATAGCCACCCTGGCCAATTCCATCACACTGACCCCCGGAACCATTACGGTATCGGCAAACAGTGACGGTGTGTTCAAAGTTCATGCCATCGACAAAAAATCTGCCGAAGGCTTACCCGGCATTATGCTCAAAAAAGTTGCAGAAGTTTTTGGAGAAGAAATATGA
- a CDS encoding response regulator produces the protein MKLLFIDDEQTFLNYLAKRLILDGFTVKTTFSGEEGVEVASKEDFDVAVVDLQMPGIDGIEVQKQLKDLQPNLPCIVLTGHGSVENALESGKYNAFKFLSKPVDMDTLIKTINAAYDFRMQQEKLSSGSDGSQGIKQQGVLGKLYGKFRKLYGVEK, from the coding sequence ATGAAACTCCTATTCATAGACGATGAACAGACCTTTTTGAATTATCTTGCCAAACGGCTTATTCTTGACGGATTTACGGTTAAAACCACTTTTTCAGGGGAAGAAGGTGTTGAAGTCGCTTCAAAAGAGGATTTCGACGTCGCTGTCGTGGATTTGCAGATGCCGGGGATTGATGGTATTGAAGTCCAGAAACAACTCAAGGATCTTCAGCCGAATTTGCCCTGCATCGTTCTCACCGGGCATGGGAGTGTTGAAAATGCCCTGGAAAGCGGCAAATACAATGCGTTTAAATTTTTATCAAAGCCTGTGGATATGGATACGCTTATCAAAACCATAAACGCGGCTTATGATTTCAGAATGCAGCAGGAAAAACTGTCCTCTGGATCTGACGGTTCTCAAGGGATAAAACAACAAGGCGTATTAGGCAAGTTGTATGGCAAATTTCGCAAGCTGTACGGCGTTGAAAAATAG
- a CDS encoding universal stress protein, with amino-acid sequence MEIRKLLFVTKFEDLCYDALKSLLALRRAALEHVVFLTVIERDKVAMKRGVGYLKEEEVKLKEIANIRFIDWAENLFEMGMEVGAYMEVSSLIPEILRVVKKESPDLIVIGRSHKGPLEQLYAGSDVTELIRRTKVPILVFKHMMEDNIVPEKLFERPLFATNWSETGKKTVEYIKGMKNVIGELHIMHVVKDSALKSPDTHEVQKVRKVERKKLDELCDELEQDGINARGHVYVGDPQKEIEKAAKEYQASMIILGSSEKAAILERWVGSISKNIADKSIFPCLLIPGEKDF; translated from the coding sequence ATGGAAATAAGAAAATTACTCTTTGTAACAAAGTTTGAGGACCTTTGTTATGATGCGCTGAAGTCTTTATTGGCGTTACGGCGCGCAGCACTGGAGCATGTCGTTTTTCTGACAGTAATTGAAAGAGACAAGGTGGCAATGAAAAGAGGGGTTGGCTATCTTAAGGAAGAAGAAGTCAAGTTAAAAGAAATAGCAAATATCAGGTTTATTGACTGGGCGGAAAATTTATTTGAAATGGGTATGGAAGTCGGTGCTTACATGGAAGTTTCCAGTCTGATTCCTGAGATTCTCAGAGTTGTTAAAAAAGAGTCGCCGGATCTGATTGTGATCGGTCGTTCCCATAAAGGGCCTTTAGAACAGCTTTATGCCGGATCTGATGTTACTGAGTTGATCAGGCGCACAAAAGTTCCTATCCTGGTATTCAAACACATGATGGAAGATAATATTGTCCCTGAAAAATTGTTTGAACGGCCTTTGTTTGCTACAAACTGGTCAGAAACCGGTAAAAAGACGGTTGAATATATCAAGGGCATGAAAAATGTCATTGGTGAACTTCATATCATGCATGTGGTAAAAGACAGTGCTTTGAAAAGTCCGGATACTCATGAAGTTCAGAAAGTCAGAAAGGTGGAACGAAAAAAATTAGATGAGCTTTGTGATGAACTTGAACAAGATGGAATCAATGCCAGGGGCCATGTATATGTGGGAGATCCTCAAAAAGAGATTGAAAAAGCGGCAAAAGAATACCAGGCCAGTATGATTATTTTAGGTTCAAGTGAAAAAGCGGCTATTTTGGAGCGATGGGTAGGATCTATTTCAAAAAATATCGCCGACAAATCCATTTTCCCCTGTCTTCTTATTCCAGGTGAAAAAGATTTTTGA
- a CDS encoding response regulator → MSKKVLVVDDDPDVRSFVVTVLEENQYMPLVAQDGVEGLEVIKKEHPDLVILDVLMPRGSGIRLYRKLKTDEDLSQIPIIMFTGITLRSFLKSQKVLDEFKGGEVPKPAIYLEKPVEPEELAAAIKKKLG, encoded by the coding sequence ATGAGTAAAAAGGTTCTTGTGGTAGATGATGATCCGGATGTCAGGTCATTTGTTGTCACAGTTCTGGAAGAAAACCAGTATATGCCTTTGGTTGCTCAAGATGGTGTGGAAGGTTTGGAAGTGATAAAAAAAGAACATCCTGATCTGGTAATTCTTGATGTGCTGATGCCGAGGGGAAGCGGGATTCGATTGTATCGTAAATTAAAAACAGATGAAGATCTCAGCCAAATACCCATTATCATGTTTACTGGGATTACACTTCGATCTTTTTTGAAGTCTCAAAAAGTACTTGATGAATTCAAGGGCGGTGAAGTTCCCAAACCTGCCATTTATCTGGAAAAGCCGGTTGAACCGGAAGAGCTGGCTGCGGCAATCAAAAAAAAACTTGGTTGA
- a CDS encoding ATP-binding response regulator: protein MSANKILIVDDEEIIVRLLSISLRSDGYETFTAYNGEQGLEVFESQRPDIVVTDIKMPGMDGLELLKKIKDIDPEKEVIIVTGHGDIDSTIKALQLGASDFINKPVRDEALAIALERAKTKIAIREKLAEYTENLEIKIAEATEEIRRKSNFQRLLIKSSNDAIVAFDHDWLVVVYNPQAAKMFGRPAKDVRNKMTIDDLYMPKIAKIFKLQAQTDKSRKTRPWKDYTINTKNGRQIPIRYTSNVLHEKGEFVGTVTFFQDLTEIKRLEKELVQSERLAAVGQTVSGLAHYVKNILIGLKGGSYVVDVGIKKNNTEKLKTGWETIKKNIKRVGDLTQDLLTYSKQREPEFEVCDPNAIANDVIELVVAVAELKGVLILKELDTGIGEVIADPKTIHRSLLNLVNNAIDACLEDEDTSKIHEIKIKTYKDRDNYLCFEVKDNGCGMDENTQKQLFNPMFSTKGGKGTGLGLLVTGKLIEEHNGVIKTETSLGDGSTFTIKLPYEKENGVDIN from the coding sequence ATGTCGGCCAATAAGATATTAATTGTTGATGATGAAGAAATTATTGTCAGGCTGCTTTCCATTTCTCTTCGAAGTGACGGGTATGAAACATTTACTGCCTATAATGGTGAGCAGGGACTTGAGGTGTTTGAATCCCAACGGCCCGATATCGTGGTCACGGATATAAAAATGCCGGGAATGGACGGGCTTGAACTGTTAAAAAAGATCAAGGATATTGATCCTGAAAAAGAAGTGATCATTGTCACAGGGCATGGTGATATTGATTCAACCATCAAGGCACTTCAGCTTGGAGCCAGTGATTTTATCAATAAACCGGTTAGGGACGAGGCTCTGGCCATTGCCCTTGAAAGAGCAAAAACAAAGATTGCTATCAGGGAAAAACTGGCGGAATATACTGAAAATCTTGAAATTAAAATTGCAGAAGCAACCGAAGAAATTCGACGTAAATCAAATTTTCAGAGGCTGTTGATCAAAAGCTCCAATGATGCCATTGTGGCATTTGATCATGACTGGCTTGTCGTAGTTTACAATCCTCAGGCGGCAAAGATGTTTGGTCGCCCTGCAAAGGATGTCAGAAATAAAATGACTATTGACGATCTTTATATGCCTAAAATAGCAAAAATTTTTAAACTCCAGGCCCAAACGGATAAAAGCCGGAAAACACGGCCATGGAAGGATTATACGATCAACACAAAAAACGGCAGGCAGATTCCGATTCGATATACCAGCAATGTACTCCATGAAAAAGGAGAGTTCGTTGGAACAGTTACTTTTTTCCAGGATTTAACGGAGATCAAACGGCTTGAAAAAGAGCTGGTCCAGTCGGAACGGCTGGCTGCGGTAGGGCAGACAGTAAGCGGCCTTGCCCATTATGTGAAAAATATCCTAATCGGGCTTAAAGGAGGCAGCTATGTTGTTGATGTGGGGATTAAAAAAAATAATACAGAGAAACTCAAAACCGGTTGGGAAACCATAAAAAAAAATATCAAAAGAGTCGGGGATCTGACTCAGGATCTTTTAACTTATTCCAAGCAGCGGGAGCCGGAATTTGAAGTGTGCGATCCCAATGCTATTGCCAATGATGTTATTGAGCTGGTAGTTGCTGTTGCAGAATTAAAGGGTGTTCTCATTTTAAAAGAACTTGACACAGGAATAGGCGAGGTGATAGCAGACCCGAAAACCATTCATAGATCATTGCTTAACCTTGTTAACAATGCTATTGATGCCTGTCTTGAAGATGAAGATACGTCCAAAATTCATGAAATAAAGATTAAAACGTATAAAGATAGAGACAATTACTTGTGTTTTGAAGTTAAAGACAATGGTTGTGGAATGGATGAAAATACTCAAAAACAGTTGTTTAACCCCATGTTCAGTACAAAAGGGGGGAAGGGCACAGGGCTGGGATTACTGGTTACAGGAAAGCTTATAGAAGAACACAATGGAGTTATTAAAACTGAAACCAGCCTGGGAGATGGAAGCACATTTACGATTAAACTTCCCTATGAAAAAGAAAATGGGGTTGATATCAATTGA